Proteins from one Leptonema illini DSM 21528 genomic window:
- a CDS encoding RNA polymerase sigma factor yields MGLSNDMVFSFPEKADANGYDALVAAALRGDERAAAQLVQSVQRPSLRYAAAILKSDELAHDAVQEAFIEAFTKLYQLRTPAAFPAWFRRIVFKQCDRIRRKRSEQADNETEATNDDDPQKQFLRTELQERFYQELRRLPEKERRLAELHFIERARHRRIADELGWSEHTVKNRLRTVRRRLQTVMLPFLESKAQIWTALRLAA; encoded by the coding sequence ATGGGTCTTTCTAACGATATGGTATTCTCTTTTCCCGAAAAAGCCGATGCGAACGGCTACGATGCCCTTGTTGCGGCGGCCCTTCGCGGCGACGAACGTGCCGCGGCGCAACTGGTGCAGAGCGTGCAGCGGCCATCTCTTCGCTATGCAGCGGCGATTCTGAAAAGCGACGAGCTGGCACATGACGCCGTTCAGGAGGCCTTTATCGAGGCCTTCACGAAACTCTATCAGCTGCGTACGCCCGCCGCCTTTCCGGCATGGTTTCGCCGCATCGTTTTCAAGCAGTGCGATCGCATCCGGCGCAAGAGGAGCGAGCAGGCGGATAACGAAACCGAGGCGACCAACGACGACGATCCGCAGAAGCAGTTCTTGCGCACGGAGCTGCAGGAGCGTTTTTATCAGGAGCTGAGGCGTCTGCCCGAGAAAGAGCGCCGGCTTGCCGAGCTTCACTTCATCGAGCGTGCGCGACATCGCCGTATCGCCGACGAGCTCGGCTGGTCGGAACATACGGTAAAGAATCGCCTGCGCACGGTGCGACGCCGTTTGCAGACGGTGATGCTTCCGTTTCTGGAGTCGAAGGCGCAGATTTGGACGGCGCTGCGTCTGGCCGCCTGA
- a CDS encoding HAD family hydrolase, which yields MYASNDKLIILDADGTTIDSFAAIERVFVRHGMSIGDLERFQQRRNLFKYLGGIKEFPRNLARQMRKVRRSDLLLSLTEVYREEASLFPGMAGFIRSLIKTDDLRVGLVTRNITHEPEVTLGRLFARHDLDIHELDFIRCIPLKEKKGPHFQEIVKDYRVNPARAYACGDEHGDYNAALSAGIRPFIGSYGFESHKRLSVKFEIPEGFLSSRPEELIQRVIHALDIEGPR from the coding sequence ATGTACGCCTCCAACGACAAACTTATCATCCTTGACGCCGATGGTACGACCATCGACTCCTTTGCCGCCATCGAACGGGTCTTCGTCAGGCACGGGATGTCCATCGGCGATCTGGAGCGATTTCAGCAGCGACGGAATCTCTTCAAATACCTGGGCGGCATCAAGGAGTTTCCCCGTAATCTTGCGCGTCAGATGCGCAAGGTGCGCCGCAGTGATCTTCTTCTCTCGCTTACCGAGGTCTACCGCGAAGAGGCCTCGCTTTTCCCTGGCATGGCCGGGTTTATCCGCTCGCTCATAAAAACGGACGACCTTCGCGTCGGACTTGTTACGCGCAACATCACGCACGAACCCGAGGTCACTCTCGGTCGCCTCTTTGCCCGGCATGATCTCGATATTCATGAGCTTGATTTCATTCGCTGTATTCCGCTCAAAGAAAAGAAGGGCCCGCATTTTCAGGAGATCGTAAAAGACTACAGGGTGAATCCGGCAAGGGCCTACGCATGCGGCGATGAACACGGCGATTATAATGCCGCTCTTTCGGCCGGCATCCGACCCTTTATCGGATCTTATGGCTTCGAAAGCCATAAGCGCCTTTCGGTTAAATTTGAGATTCCCGAAGGCTTTCTCTCTTCAAGGCCTGAAGAGCTGATCCAGAGGGTGATCCATGCGCTCGATATTGAGGGGCCTCGTTAA
- a CDS encoding SAP domain-containing protein produces MFGKAALRKGITEQEFINGYWYATEIKAFAKEIGIPNSSRLRKDELEQLIQHYIRTGKIKSAARKNILKTGRKDLDLGLKASLPIIHYTSNRQTKDFIKSEAGKLAPKLKIKTGVWYRLNRWRDEQITAGRKITYGDLVKQFVHLNEIDTEFEKIAVGRYINFLSDFSANEPGATRAKALHAWKQLKKLDIPKDYRSWKASQNSRKSQQ; encoded by the coding sequence ATGTTCGGAAAAGCCGCCTTGCGTAAAGGCATTACAGAACAGGAATTCATCAACGGATACTGGTATGCCACCGAGATCAAGGCCTTCGCTAAAGAAATCGGAATCCCGAACAGTAGCCGGCTACGTAAAGATGAGCTTGAACAGCTGATCCAGCATTATATCAGAACGGGCAAAATCAAATCCGCAGCTCGAAAGAACATCTTGAAAACAGGCCGCAAAGACCTCGACCTCGGTCTGAAAGCTTCTCTGCCGATCATTCATTACACGAGTAACCGACAGACAAAGGACTTCATCAAGTCTGAGGCCGGCAAGCTGGCTCCGAAACTTAAAATAAAAACAGGCGTCTGGTATCGCCTGAACCGATGGCGGGATGAACAGATCACAGCGGGAAGAAAAATCACCTACGGTGACCTGGTTAAGCAGTTTGTTCATCTGAATGAAATCGATACGGAGTTTGAGAAGATTGCCGTTGGTCGCTACATCAACTTCCTTTCGGATTTTTCCGCAAACGAACCCGGAGCAACGAGAGCAAAGGCTTTGCATGCCTGGAAGCAGCTCAAGAAACTTGATATTCCGAAAGATTACCGCTCATGGAAGGCCAGCCAGAATTCGCGGAAGTCACAACAGTAA
- a CDS encoding preprotein translocase subunit YajC — protein sequence MAQTQPAKDTEPKKPIIMPQEMGDGQTSNHPYEKLLLSVIDSQEKTISQMALFFNGLAILLGLASIIIPLIAYFFAIRPAQKAAKEIANIQDSVDALIEKKFAAYIEEHEYRRIESYLNDIQSGTFEMKKRACLYLSLNQHLVESESHINRIYEILSGEIDQDTRNSLSYIITNKNTVLCRHYFERVLRETLLENPIWYSFTFFLNFGFEKSAQETHSFLASIPEDEFRMTSIQINATLAQHSIESRLHFYNCCEIFIGLSAPKLEILAKHAIENTFKSNPESFKNTCLALHTAAPPPLP from the coding sequence ATGGCCCAAACACAGCCAGCAAAGGATACCGAGCCTAAAAAGCCAATCATTATGCCGCAAGAAATGGGTGACGGGCAGACGAGTAATCATCCATATGAGAAGTTACTTCTTTCAGTCATTGACTCACAGGAAAAGACCATTTCTCAAATGGCACTGTTCTTCAACGGGTTGGCTATTCTTCTGGGTTTGGCGAGCATTATCATCCCGTTGATTGCTTACTTTTTCGCAATCCGCCCTGCCCAAAAGGCTGCCAAAGAAATTGCGAATATCCAGGATTCTGTCGACGCTCTTATAGAGAAAAAATTCGCTGCCTATATTGAAGAACATGAATATCGACGAATAGAATCATATTTGAACGACATTCAGTCTGGAACGTTCGAGATGAAGAAACGAGCATGCCTGTACTTATCCTTAAATCAACACCTCGTTGAATCCGAATCCCACATCAATCGAATATATGAAATTCTATCGGGCGAAATAGACCAAGACACAAGAAATAGCCTTTCTTACATTATCACGAACAAGAACACCGTTCTGTGCCGACATTATTTCGAGCGTGTGCTGAGGGAGACATTGCTGGAGAACCCAATCTGGTATTCCTTTACATTCTTCCTGAATTTTGGATTTGAGAAATCTGCTCAAGAAACTCACAGTTTTCTTGCTTCGATTCCGGAAGATGAATTTAGGATGACCTCAATCCAGATAAATGCTACTCTGGCTCAGCATAGTATCGAATCTCGACTCCATTTCTACAACTGCTGCGAAATCTTTATCGGACTGTCCGCGCCCAAGCTCGAAATACTGGCAAAGCATGCTATCGAGAACACCTTTAAATCAAATCCTGAATCCTTCAAGAACACATGCTTAGCTTTGCACACTGCTGCCCCGCCCCCCCTCCCCTGA
- the ppk2 gene encoding polyphosphate kinase 2 — MSDFRENDRRRIEAEMFDSLDEELEIELDDEQYEQLLDPDHPSHKDRDSLDRRFYFKELFRLQGELVKLQDWVVHKKLKVVVIFEGRDAAGKGGVIKRVTQRLNPRVCRVAALPAPSEREKTQWYFQRYVSHLPAGGEIVLFDRSWYNRAGVERVMGFCTDDEYEEFFRSVPEFEKMLVRSGIILIKYWFSISDDEQYFRFMMRIKDPLKQWKLSPMDLESRRLWEHYTKAKETMLERTHIPEAPWWIVGADDKKRARLNCIRHLLSQVHYEEVDRDPIILPERVYNPDYIRGPVPKEMYVPDVY; from the coding sequence ATGTCTGACTTTCGAGAAAACGACCGACGCCGCATCGAAGCCGAGATGTTCGACAGCCTCGACGAAGAGCTTGAGATCGAGCTCGACGACGAGCAGTACGAGCAGCTGCTTGATCCCGATCATCCTTCGCATAAGGATCGAGATTCGCTTGATCGCCGTTTCTATTTCAAAGAGCTTTTTCGGCTTCAGGGAGAGCTTGTTAAGCTACAGGACTGGGTCGTTCATAAGAAGCTGAAGGTCGTCGTGATATTCGAGGGAAGGGATGCAGCCGGTAAAGGAGGCGTGATCAAACGCGTCACGCAGCGCCTGAACCCTCGCGTCTGTCGCGTGGCGGCGCTGCCTGCTCCGAGCGAGCGCGAGAAGACACAGTGGTATTTTCAGAGGTATGTCTCGCATCTTCCGGCCGGCGGTGAGATCGTTCTTTTCGACCGCAGCTGGTACAATCGCGCCGGTGTGGAGCGCGTCATGGGATTCTGCACCGACGACGAATACGAAGAATTTTTTCGCAGCGTTCCCGAGTTCGAGAAGATGCTCGTGCGATCGGGCATCATCCTGATTAAATACTGGTTTTCGATTTCAGACGACGAGCAGTACTTCCGCTTTATGATGCGTATCAAAGATCCGCTGAAGCAATGGAAGCTTTCGCCCATGGACCTTGAATCGCGCCGCCTGTGGGAGCATTATACAAAGGCCAAAGAAACGATGCTCGAACGCACGCATATACCAGAAGCTCCCTGGTGGATCGTCGGAGCCGATGATAAGAAGAGAGCTCGCTTGAATTGCATCCGTCATCTTCTTTCGCAGGTGCATTACGAAGAGGTGGATCGAGATCCGATCATTCTTCCCGAGCGAGTGTATAACCCCGACTATATTCGCGGGCCCGTTCCGAAAGAGATGTATGTTCCGGACGTTTATTGA
- a CDS encoding AbrB/MazE/SpoVT family DNA-binding domain-containing protein gives MQKKLTRHGNSAALVIDKPILDLLKIDMDTTLELSTDGRSLMIVPVRPDTVERKKSVSAALKKVNKNHSKTLQKLAE, from the coding sequence ATGCAAAAGAAGCTGACACGGCACGGTAATAGCGCCGCGCTTGTAATAGATAAACCGATCCTCGACCTTCTCAAGATCGATATGGACACGACACTGGAACTCAGCACAGATGGTCGCTCCTTAATGATTGTACCGGTACGCCCAGACACGGTGGAGAGGAAAAAGTCCGTCTCAGCGGCTTTAAAAAAAGTGAACAAAAATCATTCAAAGACTCTTCAGAAGCTTGCGGAATAG
- a CDS encoding DUF2721 domain-containing protein, giving the protein MDEFSMTTPALFFSAISLLMLAYTNRFLALAQVVRALHAQYRENLSETIYGEIRNLRLRLHLIRAMQVTGISSLLLCVLCMFLIYIGQRSIAEIVFGLANLLLIVSLAISVGEIQISVRALDLHLADVEDLHRKARQ; this is encoded by the coding sequence ATGGACGAATTTTCGATGACGACGCCGGCCCTGTTCTTCTCGGCCATTTCGCTTCTCATGCTTGCCTATACCAACCGCTTCCTGGCACTGGCGCAGGTCGTGCGAGCCCTTCATGCACAGTATCGTGAGAACCTGAGCGAAACGATTTACGGAGAGATCCGCAATCTCAGGCTGCGTCTGCATCTGATCCGGGCGATGCAGGTGACGGGCATATCGAGTCTGCTTCTCTGTGTGCTCTGCATGTTTCTCATCTATATCGGGCAGCGAAGCATCGCCGAGATCGTCTTTGGCCTGGCCAACCTTCTTTTGATCGTCTCGCTTGCCATCTCGGTCGGTGAGATTCAGATCTCGGTACGAGCGCTTGACCTGCATCTTGCCGACGTCGAAGATCTGCACCGTAAAGCGCGGCAGTAA
- a CDS encoding type II toxin-antitoxin system death-on-curing family toxin, producing MQYIDFLNLEDVIEIHLDQITRYGGASGIRDEGALTSAIEQPRATYQDVYLHDSIWLMGAAYIFHICQNHPFLDGNKRTALASGLVFLEMNAIEILDPAGTLYELVIGVASGKSSKQRIAEVLELLYEGNK from the coding sequence ATGCAATATATAGATTTTCTGAATCTCGAAGATGTAATCGAGATACACCTGGACCAGATTACGCGCTATGGTGGGGCATCGGGAATAAGGGACGAAGGTGCACTCACCTCGGCCATCGAGCAACCACGAGCTACGTATCAGGACGTGTATTTGCATGACAGTATATGGCTCATGGGAGCGGCATATATTTTCCATATCTGTCAGAACCATCCATTCCTTGACGGGAACAAGAGAACAGCCCTTGCGAGTGGTCTGGTTTTCCTGGAGATGAATGCAATAGAGATACTGGATCCTGCAGGAACGCTCTATGAGCTCGTAATAGGCGTAGCCTCCGGAAAGTCTTCAAAGCAAAGGATTGCCGAGGTGCTGGAGCTTCTATACGAAGGCAATAAATGA
- a CDS encoding sodium:proton antiporter, translating into MLILNTSAAVTKEIPHLSLLWVIPFALILLSIAIVPLINAHFWEHNLWWISLFVFALPMLVPLVFFLGPEIRHLTLEKALEYVSFILLLASLYIISGGIHIGGTLSGSPTQNAMFLFTGSLLASLIGTTGASMLLIRPLLRANRNRQKKAHIVVFFIFLVSNIGGILTPLGDPPLFLGYLQGVPFEWTLNLFPHWAFTAGIVLGIFYLYDVRMFRKEGLHLNSVNGSSPAQSLQNVKVELDVALHDLDLDEMIERRKVRIDLLQRLREKLAFASSELERILVEEMPATKEPLRFSGRLNFILLAGVVFSIYMQGFLSTRFSWWPHFGPQETAMALLAMLSLFITPLASSIRQENGFTFGPIKEVAFLFAGIFATMIPALVILEARGAELGIREPAQFFWATGLLSSFLDNAPTYLTLLSLGKALALPNNLGFVLHDGGNVTREILMAISAGAVFMGANTYIGNGPNFMVRSIAESQGVKMPSFFGYMLYSGLVLIPVFALVTVIFFL; encoded by the coding sequence ATGCTGATACTCAATACGTCGGCGGCGGTAACAAAAGAAATACCGCACCTCTCCCTTCTCTGGGTGATTCCCTTCGCCCTGATTTTACTCAGTATAGCGATCGTCCCCCTCATCAACGCTCACTTCTGGGAGCATAACCTCTGGTGGATCTCGCTTTTCGTTTTTGCTCTTCCCATGCTCGTTCCGCTCGTCTTCTTTCTCGGGCCCGAGATCCGGCATCTGACCCTGGAAAAGGCGCTGGAATACGTCTCGTTCATTCTGCTGCTCGCCTCGCTTTATATCATCTCGGGCGGCATCCACATCGGCGGCACGCTCAGCGGATCGCCCACTCAGAACGCCATGTTTCTATTTACAGGATCGCTTCTCGCCTCGCTCATCGGAACGACCGGCGCCTCCATGCTTCTGATCCGGCCTCTGCTGCGAGCGAACCGTAACCGACAGAAGAAGGCGCATATCGTCGTCTTTTTTATCTTTCTGGTCTCGAATATCGGCGGCATCCTGACGCCGCTCGGCGATCCGCCGCTCTTTCTCGGCTACTTGCAGGGCGTTCCTTTTGAATGGACACTGAATCTATTTCCACACTGGGCGTTTACTGCCGGCATCGTACTTGGCATCTTCTATCTATATGACGTGCGTATGTTCCGTAAAGAAGGGCTGCATCTGAACAGCGTTAACGGCTCATCGCCCGCTCAGTCGCTGCAGAACGTCAAGGTGGAGCTCGATGTGGCCCTGCATGATCTGGATCTCGATGAGATGATCGAGCGTCGCAAGGTGCGCATCGATCTTTTGCAGAGGCTTCGCGAGAAGCTGGCCTTCGCCTCAAGCGAACTGGAGCGCATCCTCGTCGAAGAGATGCCGGCAACGAAAGAACCGCTTCGCTTCAGCGGACGTCTGAATTTCATTCTTCTTGCCGGAGTCGTCTTCAGTATTTACATGCAGGGCTTTTTAAGCACGCGTTTCTCATGGTGGCCGCATTTCGGACCTCAAGAGACTGCCATGGCCCTGCTTGCGATGCTCTCGCTCTTCATTACTCCGCTTGCAAGCTCCATCAGGCAGGAAAACGGCTTCACGTTCGGACCGATCAAAGAAGTGGCCTTTCTTTTCGCCGGCATCTTCGCTACCATGATTCCGGCGCTTGTTATTCTCGAAGCGCGCGGAGCGGAGCTTGGCATCCGCGAGCCGGCGCAATTCTTCTGGGCGACCGGACTTCTGAGCTCATTCCTGGATAACGCTCCGACGTATCTCACGCTTCTTTCGCTCGGTAAGGCCCTGGCGCTTCCAAATAACCTCGGCTTCGTTTTACACGACGGAGGCAACGTTACCCGCGAGATCCTCATGGCCATCTCGGCAGGCGCTGTGTTCATGGGAGCGAATACGTATATAGGCAACGGTCCGAACTTCATGGTGCGCTCGATTGCCGAATCGCAGGGCGTTAAGATGCCGTCGTTCTTCGGATACATGCTCTATTCGGGTCTGGTGCTGATTCCGGTCTTTGCACTTGTAACGGTGATTTTCTTTCTGTAG
- a CDS encoding SH3 domain-containing protein produces the protein MRSFILIMLSFLTVISSISMLSAETMQAGYIAAQSGLMLRAEPDLKAPVIARMPYGTRVRYGKPSAASAVAISVEGIKSHWAHVEFGDTSGYAFAGYIMPDVGSHQDRALIAYTHLLTQIKADATRNVTLQSVRRLLDIQRIEDFLIFHVHMEYLDPNVDQVSCDSDISIYNLASSVPQPLEQQACSFTVLDANGDGRQDILVEFGACCWQEFTLLLNRTTSFARVEPLRAMASTKTGIRTLQSCADLKIAVEPQESEIQTFVDHYIYRFDCTTESWQIESEIPVKR, from the coding sequence ATGCGATCGTTCATCCTGATAATGCTCTCGTTTCTTACCGTGATTTCGTCGATTTCCATGCTTTCTGCCGAAACGATGCAGGCTGGCTACATAGCCGCACAGAGCGGTTTGATGCTTCGCGCAGAGCCCGACCTGAAGGCGCCCGTTATCGCCAGAATGCCATACGGAACTCGTGTACGTTACGGGAAACCATCAGCAGCAAGCGCCGTTGCCATTTCCGTTGAAGGGATTAAGTCGCACTGGGCGCATGTAGAGTTTGGCGACACAAGTGGCTACGCCTTTGCCGGCTACATCATGCCCGATGTCGGCTCTCATCAAGACAGAGCCCTGATAGCCTATACTCATCTACTCACACAGATAAAAGCGGATGCCACCAGGAATGTAACGTTGCAATCAGTGAGGCGGCTGCTTGATATACAGAGGATTGAGGATTTCCTTATATTCCATGTTCACATGGAATACTTAGATCCGAATGTTGACCAGGTAAGCTGCGATTCAGATATCTCGATCTACAATCTTGCGTCCAGCGTGCCTCAGCCTCTGGAGCAACAAGCCTGCTCGTTTACGGTCCTCGATGCCAACGGCGACGGGCGTCAGGATATACTCGTTGAATTCGGCGCCTGCTGCTGGCAGGAATTCACGCTGCTTTTAAATCGAACAACCTCATTTGCCAGAGTAGAGCCATTAAGGGCAATGGCCTCAACTAAGACCGGCATCCGCACCCTTCAAAGCTGCGCCGATCTGAAGATCGCCGTAGAACCACAGGAGTCTGAAATTCAGACCTTTGTGGATCACTATATCTATCGTTTCGACTGCACGACCGAATCATGGCAAATCGAGAGTGAAATTCCGGTAAAGCGATAG
- a CDS encoding class I SAM-dependent methyltransferase, whose protein sequence is MLARTPEPELMNDEDQVQAYADADFAEAHNSLLVHLKKHLPAGQKIERILDLGCGSGDMTYRLHRLFPAAALHAVDGSPRMIEAARRFFAQIAMGGGAPLPVQWSCTTIQDMPAQSYDLVFSNSLLHHIHDPFVFWKTIAGAVAPGSYVFVSDLLRPASEEEAREIVERHSGNEADILKHDFYHSLLAAFRPDEVGAQLKAAGLPLSIEIVSDRHQIIYGRV, encoded by the coding sequence ATGCTTGCTCGCACGCCCGAACCCGAGTTGATGAACGACGAAGATCAGGTGCAGGCCTATGCCGACGCCGACTTTGCTGAGGCGCACAACTCGCTGCTCGTTCATTTAAAGAAGCATCTGCCGGCCGGGCAGAAGATTGAACGTATCCTCGATCTTGGTTGCGGATCGGGCGACATGACCTACCGCCTGCATCGCCTTTTTCCGGCGGCGGCGCTGCATGCCGTGGACGGATCGCCGCGCATGATCGAAGCGGCACGACGCTTCTTCGCGCAGATCGCCATGGGCGGAGGGGCGCCGCTTCCCGTGCAGTGGTCGTGCACGACGATTCAGGATATGCCGGCGCAATCCTATGATCTTGTCTTCTCGAACTCGCTTCTGCATCATATCCATGATCCGTTCGTCTTCTGGAAGACCATCGCCGGCGCCGTCGCTCCGGGAAGTTATGTCTTCGTGTCAGATCTTCTGCGTCCGGCATCCGAAGAAGAGGCGCGAGAGATCGTCGAGAGACACAGCGGGAACGAGGCCGACATCCTCAAGCACGACTTCTATCATTCGCTTCTGGCCGCCTTCCGTCCCGATGAAGTCGGAGCACAGCTCAAAGCGGCAGGCCTGCCGTTAAGCATCGAGATCGTTTCAGATCGCCATCAGATCATCTACGGAAGGGTGTGA
- a CDS encoding Rpn family recombination-promoting nuclease/putative transposase: MQNPHDRLFKKILGSQANAIDFFQNYLPPEVLARMDLATLHPEEKSYVDESLRESYSDLLYSVSLKDSAGVAHDGFLYLLMEHKSTPDRFTALQLLHYMTMIWKSVAEHPTTDSGHDSRLLPMILPLVLYHGESAWRFGCDFSSLLDLPGEAFHKYAVNFEYHLWDLSAIPDTEIKGVVLTQTFLLILKHVRDARFHEKLPGILDLIVSLYNSDRTGLEDLRALLIYIFKAADRIDSREALQYIESRPVLKERIMPTIADLIGQEARLDGRTEGKLETARRMLADGLPVEKVLQYTGLSLDELRRAGMLQGDKPKD; this comes from the coding sequence GTGCAGAATCCCCATGACAGGCTGTTCAAAAAGATTCTCGGTTCTCAAGCGAATGCGATCGACTTTTTTCAGAACTACCTGCCTCCGGAGGTTCTCGCTCGTATGGACCTGGCCACGCTTCATCCGGAAGAGAAGAGTTATGTCGATGAATCTCTGCGAGAGAGTTACTCAGATCTGCTCTATTCTGTAAGCCTCAAGGACAGTGCCGGTGTAGCACATGACGGTTTTCTCTATCTCTTGATGGAACACAAGAGCACCCCCGACCGGTTCACTGCCTTGCAGCTGCTTCATTACATGACCATGATCTGGAAGAGCGTAGCGGAGCATCCGACTACGGATTCCGGTCACGATTCGCGTCTGCTGCCCATGATCTTGCCGCTGGTTCTTTATCACGGAGAATCCGCCTGGCGTTTCGGATGCGATTTTTCTTCGTTACTCGATCTTCCGGGCGAAGCGTTTCACAAGTATGCCGTGAACTTCGAGTACCATCTGTGGGATCTTTCCGCCATTCCGGACACAGAGATCAAGGGCGTGGTGCTAACGCAAACCTTTCTGCTTATTCTGAAACACGTTCGTGATGCTCGCTTCCATGAGAAGCTACCGGGTATTCTTGATCTTATTGTCTCGCTTTACAACAGCGACAGAACCGGGCTCGAAGACCTACGGGCCCTTCTCATCTATATCTTCAAAGCGGCCGATAGGATTGACAGTCGAGAGGCATTACAGTATATTGAGTCAAGACCTGTTTTGAAGGAGAGGATTATGCCGACCATCGCCGACCTGATTGGACAGGAAGCCAGACTCGATGGCAGAACGGAGGGTAAACTCGAAACCGCTCGCCGAATGCTTGCCGATGGCCTGCCTGTGGAAAAGGTGCTGCAATATACGGGTCTTTCTCTCGACGAGCTGCGCCGGGCCGGAATGCTTCAGGGCGACAAGCCGAAGGACTGA
- a CDS encoding ABC-F family ATP-binding cassette domain-containing protein produces the protein MIRTNNISLAYGGRKLFQDVTVSFNPGNCYGLIGANGAGKSTFMKILAGEIQADSGEVIVGKNERVAMLRQDQFAFDDYTVLDTVIVGHRHLYDVMKEREAIYAKESMTDEEGMRVGELEEEFAEMNGYEAETEAASLLEKLGIGDDMLYTEMKNLEAGLKIRVLLAQALFGNPDVLLLDEPTNNLDLKTTAWLENFLSNFENTVVVISHDRHFLNSVCTHIADLDFGKIQVYTGNYDFWYHASQLAAQQRKTAEKKAQEKIAELQAFIQRFSAHKAKSKQASSRRKLIDKLTPEEMPQSSRKTPYIHFKAERKCGDQILETEDLTVAVDGENVIEKFSFRVNHGERIALLGKSVTRTAFFQTIVEEIKPVSGSFRWGQTIKYAYLPADNESYFTENKSILDWLREVAGRDDTQELRGFLGRMLFSGEEVNKKVGVLSGGERQRCVLSRIMMTGANVLLLDEPTNHLDLESIQALNDGVLDFPEVVIFTSHDHEFVSTVANRIIEFTPGGVIDRSMSFDEYMDDTNVQELRDKLYKGHVELQL, from the coding sequence ATGATCCGCACGAACAACATCAGCCTGGCCTATGGTGGCCGAAAACTTTTTCAAGACGTAACCGTTTCCTTTAACCCCGGCAACTGCTACGGACTGATCGGCGCAAACGGCGCCGGCAAGTCCACGTTTATGAAAATCCTTGCCGGCGAGATCCAGGCCGATTCGGGCGAGGTCATCGTCGGTAAGAACGAGCGCGTCGCCATGCTGCGCCAGGATCAGTTCGCCTTCGACGACTACACCGTACTGGATACCGTCATCGTCGGCCACCGTCATCTTTATGACGTCATGAAAGAGCGCGAGGCCATCTACGCGAAAGAGTCGATGACCGACGAAGAGGGCATGCGCGTCGGCGAGCTCGAAGAGGAGTTTGCCGAGATGAACGGCTACGAGGCCGAAACGGAGGCCGCTTCGCTTCTGGAAAAACTGGGCATCGGCGACGACATGCTCTATACCGAGATGAAAAACCTCGAAGCGGGCCTGAAGATCCGGGTTCTGCTTGCACAGGCGCTTTTCGGTAATCCCGACGTCCTGCTGCTTGACGAGCCCACGAACAACCTCGATCTGAAAACGACGGCATGGCTTGAGAACTTTCTCAGCAACTTCGAGAACACCGTCGTCGTTATCTCGCACGACCGCCATTTCTTGAACAGCGTCTGTACTCATATCGCCGATCTCGATTTCGGCAAAATCCAGGTGTATACGGGTAACTACGATTTCTGGTATCATGCCAGCCAGCTCGCCGCGCAACAGCGCAAGACGGCCGAGAAAAAGGCGCAGGAGAAGATCGCCGAGCTACAGGCCTTTATTCAGCGTTTCTCGGCGCATAAGGCGAAGTCGAAGCAGGCGAGCTCGCGACGCAAGCTCATCGACAAGCTGACGCCTGAAGAGATGCCGCAGTCTTCGCGTAAAACCCCCTACATCCATTTCAAGGCCGAGCGCAAGTGCGGAGATCAGATCCTCGAAACCGAAGATCTGACGGTCGCGGTCGACGGCGAGAACGTCATCGAGAAGTTCAGCTTTCGCGTGAATCACGGCGAACGCATCGCTCTACTCGGCAAGAGCGTTACCCGTACGGCCTTCTTTCAGACGATCGTCGAAGAGATCAAGCCCGTGTCGGGCAGCTTCCGCTGGGGGCAGACGATTAAATACGCCTACCTGCCCGCCGACAACGAGTCGTATTTCACCGAGAATAAGAGCATCCTCGACTGGCTGCGCGAGGTGGCCGGTCGTGACGATACGCAGGAGCTGCGCGGATTCCTCGGTCGCATGCTTTTCTCAGGCGAAGAGGTGAATAAAAAGGTCGGAGTGCTTTCAGGAGGAGAGCGTCAGCGCTGCGTGCTTTCGCGTATCATGATGACCGGAGCGAACGTGCTGCTGCTTGACGAGCCTACGAACCACCTTGACCTTGAATCGATTCAGGCGCTGAACGACGGCGTGCTCGATTTCCCCGAGGTCGTCATCTTCACGTCGCATGACCACGAGTTCGTCTCAACGGTCGCCAATCGCATCATCGAATTCACGCCGGGCGGCGTTATCGATCGCTCGATGAGCTTCGACGAATACATGGACGATACGAACGTGCAGGAGCTGCGCGATAAACTCTACAAAGGACACGTGGAGCTGCAACTCTGA